One window of Candidatus Micrarchaeota archaeon genomic DNA carries:
- the rplC gene encoding 50S ribosomal protein L3 — MQYWQHRRARGRMPRVRSAQDGIKEPVLANFVAYKVGMAHLAMVDDSESPSKNMEISVPCTILEVPRVEMYGARFYTKDENGYKKIALELHDKEVSKKLKEKKLKNDETKLGQIKDGIGTYSAITALLVAYPKDVKVGQHHTMRFESAIGGTKEEKLSFISAKLGREVKPSDIFKSGEFIDISSVTKGKGWQGTIKRFGTARLYHKATNKVRHVGTLGPFTPGKVLFTVPQAGQLGFNYRTETNKRILKLGSASDAKEVNPKSGFINYGNVKNDYIIVKGSVGGPAKRLVRLRKSSTRNSKGIKEPKINQISTNA, encoded by the coding sequence TTGCAGTATTGGCAGCACAGACGCGCAAGGGGGCGCATGCCCAGAGTGCGCTCTGCACAAGACGGCATAAAAGAGCCAGTCCTGGCAAACTTCGTTGCATACAAGGTCGGGATGGCGCATCTGGCGATGGTTGACGATTCAGAATCCCCGTCAAAGAACATGGAGATAAGCGTGCCATGCACGATACTGGAGGTGCCGCGTGTAGAAATGTACGGTGCAAGATTCTACACAAAAGACGAAAACGGATACAAGAAGATAGCCCTTGAGCTCCACGACAAGGAGGTCTCGAAGAAGCTCAAGGAAAAGAAGCTCAAGAACGACGAAACGAAGCTGGGCCAGATCAAGGATGGCATAGGCACATATTCGGCAATAACGGCCCTTCTTGTGGCTTACCCGAAGGACGTGAAGGTAGGGCAGCACCATACTATGAGGTTCGAATCTGCCATAGGCGGCACAAAGGAGGAAAAGCTCAGCTTCATAAGCGCTAAGCTTGGAAGGGAGGTAAAGCCATCTGACATATTCAAGAGCGGGGAGTTCATAGACATATCCTCGGTGACTAAGGGTAAGGGCTGGCAGGGAACCATCAAGAGGTTCGGGACTGCAAGGCTCTATCACAAAGCAACGAACAAGGTGAGGCACGTAGGGACGCTCGGCCCGTTCACCCCTGGAAAGGTTCTTTTCACCGTGCCGCAAGCTGGGCAGCTGGGATTCAACTACAGGACAGAGACAAACAAGCGCATACTCAAGCTAGGCAGCGCATCGGACGCAAAGGAAGTAAACCCAAAATCCGGGTTCATAAACTACGGCAACGTCAAGAATGACTACATAATAGTTAAGGGCTCTGTGGGCGGCCCTGCAAAAAGGCTTGTAAGACTAAGGAAGTCATCCACGAGAAACAGCAAGGGCATAAAGGAGCCCAAGATAAACCAGATATCAACTAACGCTTGA
- the rplD gene encoding 50S ribosomal protein L4 translates to MKEAEILSLDGKVKGKMPLPGIFEIMVKPELIRRAVIAENTKALQPQGHFPLAGMQTSARYYGKMNSYRSGRHMGNAIRPRQKLGAGVQGQVRRIPSATKGKRAHPHLIEKTMEEAINKKEYQRALASAISATCRAANSTPLIVTDDIESISKTKEMLKVLGSLKLSEEINKGKNSKLRKGLRRSSRMKRYPKSILLVVGKETPAIKSARNIAGVDACTTSTITANLLAPGGNPGRVTVWSENAVNGIEESIKKQRP, encoded by the coding sequence ATGAAAGAAGCTGAAATACTATCATTGGACGGCAAGGTGAAGGGCAAGATGCCACTGCCGGGAATATTCGAAATCATGGTAAAGCCTGAGCTGATAAGAAGGGCTGTCATAGCCGAGAACACGAAGGCACTCCAGCCCCAGGGGCACTTCCCACTTGCTGGAATGCAGACATCAGCAAGGTACTATGGAAAGATGAACTCATACAGGAGCGGAAGGCACATGGGAAACGCCATAAGGCCAAGGCAGAAGCTCGGTGCTGGCGTACAGGGGCAGGTAAGGAGGATACCGTCTGCAACAAAAGGCAAAAGGGCGCACCCCCACCTGATAGAAAAGACGATGGAAGAGGCCATAAACAAGAAAGAGTACCAAAGAGCCCTTGCCAGCGCAATATCAGCAACCTGCCGCGCCGCAAATTCAACGCCCCTAATAGTTACCGATGACATAGAATCAATAAGCAAGACCAAGGAAATGCTGAAGGTTCTGGGCAGCCTTAAGCTATCTGAAGAAATAAACAAAGGCAAAAATTCCAAACTTAGGAAGGGGCTGAGGCGCTCCTCGCGTATGAAGCGATATCCTAAGTCGATATTGCTGGTTGTCGGCAAGGAAACCCCGGCAATCAAGTCCGCAAGGAACATAGCAGGGGTCGATGCATGTACAACTTCCACCATAACGGCGAACCTTCTGGCCCCTGGGGGAAATCCAGGGAGGGTAACAGTATGGAGCGAGAATGCCGTAAACGGCATAGAAGAGTCTATAAAGAAGCAAAGACCATAA
- a CDS encoding 50S ribosomal protein L23, giving the protein MSILRYPLATEKSVGIVDRGNTITYVVDQRASKKEIKAEFEKSFNVKVKSINIINMPKNAKKAFIKLAKGYNATDVALKLKLV; this is encoded by the coding sequence ATGAGCATATTAAGGTATCCTCTGGCAACAGAAAAGTCCGTAGGCATAGTCGACAGGGGAAACACCATAACATACGTGGTGGACCAAAGGGCTTCAAAAAAGGAGATAAAGGCCGAATTCGAAAAGAGCTTCAACGTGAAGGTTAAGAGCATAAACATAATCAACATGCCGAAAAATGCCAAGAAGGCATTCATTAAACTGGCCAAGGGGTACAATGCGACCGACGTGGCGCTTAAACTGAAACTGGTGTAA
- a CDS encoding 50S ribosomal protein L2, which translates to MPKKLRQQRRGKGSNVYGKLPGTFDISVSYPGSGKDITGEVIGMVNHTGHSAPLMEILYEDMETGYLLAPEGIKIGDKVRIGKSPDYSLGSVVAIGDIPEGTPIYNVESNPGDGGKLVRSAGGTAYVSVHLQGKTTITLPSKSMLTLKNECRAQLGVLASGGMTDQPIVKAGKNHYIMHAINRTWPVIRGVKMNPVDHPFGGKQHHKGKSSMTSRNAPPGRKVGHIAARRVGRRKR; encoded by the coding sequence ATGCCTAAAAAGCTCAGACAGCAGAGGAGGGGCAAGGGAAGCAACGTGTACGGCAAGCTTCCTGGGACGTTTGACATCAGCGTAAGCTATCCTGGTTCTGGAAAGGACATTACCGGCGAGGTCATAGGGATGGTGAACCACACGGGCCATTCCGCGCCATTGATGGAGATACTCTACGAGGACATGGAAACAGGGTACCTGCTTGCGCCTGAAGGCATAAAGATAGGCGACAAGGTAAGAATAGGGAAGTCCCCCGATTATTCATTGGGCAGCGTGGTTGCTATAGGCGACATACCTGAGGGTACCCCGATATACAACGTGGAATCAAATCCCGGCGACGGGGGAAAGCTGGTGAGGAGCGCCGGCGGCACGGCATACGTATCAGTGCATCTGCAAGGCAAAACCACAATAACGCTGCCGTCTAAGTCAATGCTAACCCTGAAAAACGAATGCAGGGCCCAGCTGGGCGTTCTTGCATCTGGTGGCATGACAGACCAGCCGATAGTAAAGGCCGGGAAGAACCACTACATAATGCATGCGATAAACAGGACATGGCCGGTTATAAGGGGCGTAAAGATGAATCCTGTGGATCATCCGTTCGGGGGTAAGCAGCACCACAAGGGCAAGAGCAGCATGACTTCCAGGAATGCACCGCCAGGAAGGAAAGTGGGGCATATCGCAGCCAGAAGGGTGGGAAGGAGGAAGAGATGA
- a CDS encoding ribosomal protein S19 family protein — translation MVERIAFRGMTPTQVSDMSFEQYLKLVNSRERRAIKRNHLEFKELNEKIEKYKKNGISKPIRTHVREAVILPSWIGMKLEVHSGKEFKQLVITANMLGHRLGEYAYSTKRVLHSAPGIRATRGSKFLAVK, via the coding sequence ATGGTAGAGAGGATCGCATTTAGGGGAATGACGCCAACGCAGGTATCCGACATGAGCTTTGAGCAGTACCTGAAGCTGGTCAATTCAAGGGAAAGGAGGGCCATAAAGAGAAACCACCTTGAATTCAAGGAGCTCAACGAAAAAATCGAGAAGTACAAGAAGAACGGGATAAGCAAGCCGATAAGGACCCACGTCAGGGAAGCGGTGATACTTCCTTCATGGATAGGGATGAAGCTCGAAGTACATTCTGGCAAGGAATTCAAGCAGTTGGTGATAACTGCAAACATGCTGGGCCACAGGCTCGGCGAATATGCATATTCAACGAAGCGCGTGCTTCACTCGGCTCCCGGAATAAGGGCAACAAGAGGTAGCAAGTTCCTTGCGGTGAAATAA
- the rplV gene encoding 50S ribosomal protein L22 yields the protein MRYSYNLDRKGIVFASGHDINASFKDLCAVCDAIRYRPVPSALRILDGVIDGGMAIEFRRHNKYMGSRHELHGKKGRYPKKCASIVKKVLVNSAANARGKGEDPDYMYVVHASANKTYEVMRIPSKGTRAVRSGGYGYTKMRRSNLDFAKLEIGIAEKGKLELGARMKRALASTSKMEKIVEKPAVNAKQQKKETTKATEKPATQKKPPEVPKPAKEAKANNNTVKESDQKGDGTKKV from the coding sequence TTGAGGTATTCATACAATCTCGACAGGAAGGGGATAGTCTTTGCCAGCGGGCACGATATCAACGCGAGCTTCAAGGACCTGTGCGCGGTATGCGACGCAATAAGGTACAGGCCAGTCCCATCTGCGCTAAGGATCCTTGACGGCGTGATAGACGGCGGGATGGCCATAGAATTCAGAAGGCACAACAAGTACATGGGCTCAAGGCACGAGCTCCACGGGAAGAAGGGCAGGTATCCTAAAAAATGCGCGTCGATAGTCAAGAAGGTGCTTGTTAACAGCGCGGCAAATGCCAGGGGCAAGGGCGAGGACCCAGATTACATGTATGTGGTTCACGCATCTGCAAACAAGACATACGAGGTCATGCGAATACCGTCAAAAGGCACAAGGGCGGTAAGATCCGGCGGATACGGATATACGAAGATGCGAAGGAGCAATCTCGACTTTGCCAAGTTGGAAATAGGGATAGCTGAGAAGGGCAAGCTGGAGCTTGGGGCAAGGATGAAGAGGGCGCTCGCCTCGACGAGCAAAATGGAGAAGATAGTTGAGAAGCCGGCCGTAAACGCAAAGCAGCAGAAGAAAGAAACCACAAAGGCTACGGAAAAGCCTGCAACGCAAAAGAAGCCCCCGGAAGTCCCGAAGCCGGCAAAGGAAGCGAAGGCCAATAACAATACTGTAAAAGAAAGCGATCAAAAAGGCGATGGAACTAAAAAGGTGTAA
- a CDS encoding 30S ribosomal protein S3: MAIETKFIDDSLIKLNISKYLGRELSRAGFSRVEIQKTPILTRITVYVLNPGRVIGRGGRTIDIITEAIKTRFKVENPQINVMKVENKMLEPLLVAKNIAEKLERGMNARRIIQSTLREIVGNGALGAEIIASGKLAAKGARAKSIRKSLGYIPKAGDVTELVKEANATAYPKYGAIGVRVRIVPPGTVFPDREIKPIEIPRSILNS; encoded by the coding sequence TTGGCAATAGAGACTAAATTCATAGACGATTCGCTCATAAAGCTGAACATATCAAAGTACCTTGGCAGGGAGCTGTCAAGGGCGGGATTCTCAAGGGTAGAAATACAAAAGACCCCAATACTCACCAGGATAACCGTATACGTGCTGAATCCCGGAAGGGTCATAGGGAGGGGAGGCCGCACGATAGACATCATAACAGAGGCAATAAAGACCAGGTTCAAGGTTGAGAACCCGCAGATAAACGTGATGAAGGTCGAGAACAAGATGCTTGAGCCGCTACTTGTGGCAAAGAACATAGCTGAGAAGCTGGAAAGGGGGATGAATGCCAGAAGGATAATACAGTCCACGCTCAGGGAGATAGTTGGCAACGGGGCCCTAGGCGCTGAGATAATAGCGAGCGGCAAGCTTGCAGCCAAGGGCGCCAGGGCGAAGTCCATAAGGAAGAGCCTGGGATACATACCGAAGGCCGGGGACGTGACCGAGCTCGTGAAGGAGGCCAATGCTACCGCATACCCGAAATACGGGGCTATAGGTGTAAGGGTAAGGATAGTTCCTCCCGGGACTGTATTCCCTGACAGGGAGATAAAGCCTATAGAGATTCCAAGATCTATACTGAACAGCTAA